One stretch of bacterium DNA includes these proteins:
- a CDS encoding SUMF1/EgtB/PvdO family nonheme iron enzyme encodes MKTKSILLLFCLCSISQPQPPLQGFVRIPGGSFKRGDVVTENERPLVRVDDFDMLDHPVTNAEYKRFIDATGFPPPLHWIDGRIPAGKEDHPVIFVNRHDVDAYLHWLTQTDGRMYRLPTTIEFEYASRGGLKDKKYPWGDDDPSGRANYDAKNDRPFNQWQKYLQPAQRGKANGYGLYGMAGNVWHLTVNLLDPATTPFKYRITNVPTLEGSRMGGSWARSADYLRCGNRSELSSAIRHPDIGFRPIRQPAGADWREEPRRLCCQSIGSGRVFLSWALLPEDKPGQRYNLYRASSRNHSGFLVNQKPMDYTSFIDEGLTVGKRVHYYIRTVDSNGREGRRSEWASATVRSEADSALVTFSPITSHDGLTPIFGDLDGDHVLDCVVRLQNGNEEESQDPGIPVQLEAFTSFGRSLWRKDICYHDHCYGSANNVPFNVWDMDGDGKAEIITRLQIGDSVFVAILEGMSGRVLAKTAWPEMATDFQRSSTRIHLSVAYLDGVHPAVVTQTGLYENEVFVAFDAKLKKLWQFDSFAETNGSGAHSIEVADVDGDGKMEVFDGTTCLNHDGTLRWSIYRQHPDKVAIRDFLPDRPGLEVFFLVESNAHAGAYMVEASSGKIIWKINREDDPRWTHGHYGWNADIWDGAKGIECIVTRSGHYDQNLVLYAADGKLLQEPFPNGYQPVEWDGDPVRELLFDNGRRIGRFNGATVDLIAEEQPNPIPHSSLLMQVDLYGDFRDELVVKAKARNGAPLLCVVTAVTMLPKAVISPLHNLNYRLWIGRNMGGGYQTFYDRTGITVGDKQ; translated from the coding sequence ATGAAAACAAAATCCATTCTCCTGCTTTTCTGTTTGTGTTCAATTTCCCAACCTCAACCCCCACTGCAGGGTTTTGTCCGGATCCCAGGCGGCAGCTTCAAACGGGGAGATGTTGTTACGGAAAACGAACGGCCGCTGGTCCGCGTCGACGATTTTGACATGCTCGACCATCCGGTCACCAACGCCGAGTACAAACGTTTTATCGATGCCACCGGTTTTCCACCGCCGCTGCATTGGATCGACGGTCGAATTCCGGCCGGCAAAGAGGACCATCCGGTCATTTTCGTCAATCGTCATGATGTGGACGCGTACTTGCACTGGCTGACACAGACGGACGGCCGCATGTATCGTCTGCCCACCACCATCGAATTCGAATACGCCTCGCGTGGCGGACTGAAGGATAAAAAATATCCTTGGGGTGATGACGATCCATCGGGCAGAGCCAACTATGATGCCAAAAACGACCGACCCTTTAATCAGTGGCAAAAATATCTGCAGCCGGCCCAAAGAGGCAAAGCCAACGGCTATGGCCTGTATGGCATGGCCGGCAATGTCTGGCACCTGACCGTCAATCTCCTGGACCCGGCGACCACGCCGTTCAAATATCGCATCACCAACGTGCCGACGCTGGAGGGCAGCCGCATGGGCGGGTCCTGGGCGCGCAGCGCCGACTATCTGCGCTGCGGCAATCGCTCAGAACTCTCCTCCGCCATCCGCCATCCCGACATCGGCTTTCGGCCCATTCGCCAGCCTGCGGGCGCCGATTGGCGGGAAGAGCCGCGCCGCCTCTGCTGCCAATCCATCGGCAGCGGCCGCGTGTTTCTCAGCTGGGCGCTGTTGCCGGAGGACAAACCCGGGCAGCGCTACAATCTCTACCGCGCCTCCTCGCGCAATCACAGCGGATTCCTGGTCAATCAAAAGCCGATGGACTATACTTCATTTATTGATGAAGGCCTGACGGTTGGAAAGAGAGTACACTATTACATTCGCACCGTCGATTCCAACGGCCGCGAAGGCCGACGATCCGAATGGGCAAGCGCAACTGTCCGCAGCGAAGCTGATTCCGCGTTGGTCACCTTCAGCCCCATCACCAGCCACGACGGCCTGACGCCGATTTTCGGCGACCTGGACGGAGACCATGTCCTGGACTGTGTGGTCCGACTGCAAAACGGAAACGAGGAAGAGTCGCAGGATCCCGGCATACCCGTACAGCTGGAGGCGTTCACCTCCTTCGGCCGCTCATTGTGGCGCAAGGACATTTGTTACCACGACCATTGCTACGGCAGCGCCAACAACGTGCCGTTCAATGTCTGGGACATGGACGGCGACGGCAAAGCGGAGATCATCACCCGCCTGCAGATCGGCGATTCGGTTTTCGTCGCCATTCTGGAGGGCATGAGCGGCCGTGTGCTGGCGAAAACGGCTTGGCCGGAGATGGCCACGGATTTCCAGCGTTCGTCCACCCGCATCCATCTCTCCGTGGCCTATCTGGATGGCGTGCATCCGGCAGTGGTCACGCAGACCGGTTTGTATGAGAACGAGGTTTTTGTCGCTTTTGATGCGAAATTGAAAAAGCTGTGGCAGTTCGACAGCTTTGCCGAAACCAACGGCAGCGGCGCGCACAGTATCGAAGTGGCGGATGTGGACGGCGACGGTAAAATGGAGGTGTTCGACGGCACCACCTGTCTCAACCATGACGGCACGCTGCGCTGGTCCATCTACCGCCAGCACCCGGACAAAGTGGCCATCCGTGATTTTCTGCCGGACCGGCCCGGGCTGGAGGTCTTTTTTCTCGTCGAGTCCAATGCGCATGCCGGCGCCTATATGGTGGAGGCCTCATCGGGAAAAATAATCTGGAAGATCAACCGGGAGGATGACCCGCGCTGGACCCACGGCCATTACGGCTGGAACGCCGATATCTGGGACGGCGCCAAGGGCATTGAATGCATCGTCACGCGCTCCGGCCATTATGATCAAAACCTAGTCCTGTACGCGGCGGACGGGAAATTGCTCCAGGAGCCGTTTCCCAACGGCTACCAGCCGGTAGAATGGGACGGCGACCCGGTACGCGAACTGCTGTTCGACAACGGCCGGCGCATCGGCCGGTTCAATGGCGCCACCGTGGACCTGATCGCCGAAGAACAGCCCAATCCGATCCCACACAGCAGCCTGCTGATGCAGGTGGACCTGTATGGAGATTTTCGCGATGAGTTGGTGGTAAAGGCCAAAGCCCGAAACGGTGCACCGTTGCTCTGCGTGGTCACCGCCGTTACCATGCTGCCCAAGGCCGTGATCTCACCCCTGCACAACCTCAACTACCGTCTGTGGATTGGCCGCAATATGGGTGGGGGATATCAGACGTTTTATGACCGCACCGGCATCACCGTTGGCGATAAACAATAA